In the Advenella kashmirensis WT001 genome, one interval contains:
- the sorB gene encoding sulfite:acceptor oxidoreductase SorB has product MKHVVLSAATAVLWMGVAGASFAADADLEKGKALFLSNAAPACAVCHTLQDAGSAGTIGPDLDELKPDAARIKKVLQEGMGVMPSYADSLDDASRDAIAAYVVHATGGGK; this is encoded by the coding sequence ATGAAGCACGTTGTATTGTCGGCCGCGACGGCCGTTTTATGGATGGGCGTCGCAGGCGCCAGTTTTGCCGCTGACGCTGATCTGGAGAAGGGCAAAGCCCTGTTCTTGTCGAATGCAGCGCCTGCCTGTGCCGTATGCCATACCCTGCAGGACGCGGGCTCAGCCGGAACCATCGGCCCCGATCTTGATGAGCTGAAACCCGATGCAGCACGCATTAAAAAGGTCTTGCAAGAAGGCATGGGCGTGATGCCGTCCTATGCCGACTCCCTGGACGACGCATCCAGGGATGCCATCGCGGCCTATGTCGTTCATGCGACGGGTGGCGGGAAATAG
- a CDS encoding copper chaperone PCu(A)C: MSIFSHSIAALLSTLMIASASYAQVNHAQVQVDDPWVRATVPQQTSTGAFMLLTAQVDRKLVSAASPVAEHVELHKMTMENDIMKMRQIPELILVAGKPVALKPGGYHIMLIGLKKQIKAIDIVPMTLTFEDNDGHRTHMQIQATARSLQGGHSHNHQ; the protein is encoded by the coding sequence ATGTCAATATTTAGCCATTCAATTGCTGCCCTGCTCTCTACATTAATGATCGCATCGGCATCTTATGCGCAAGTCAATCATGCACAAGTCCAGGTAGACGATCCCTGGGTGCGTGCCACTGTCCCTCAGCAGACCAGCACTGGCGCGTTCATGCTCCTGACCGCGCAAGTGGACCGCAAACTGGTGAGCGCCGCCTCGCCTGTCGCCGAACATGTCGAACTGCACAAGATGACAATGGAGAATGACATCATGAAAATGCGCCAGATTCCGGAGCTGATTCTGGTTGCCGGTAAACCGGTAGCCCTCAAGCCCGGTGGCTATCACATCATGCTGATCGGTCTGAAAAAGCAGATCAAGGCAATAGACATTGTCCCTATGACGCTCACTTTCGAAGATAACGACGGCCATCGCACGCACATGCAAATCCAGGCCACGGCCCGATCCTTGCAAGGCGGTCACAGCCACAATCACCAATAA
- the ribD gene encoding bifunctional diaminohydroxyphosphoribosylaminopyrimidine deaminase/5-amino-6-(5-phosphoribosylamino)uracil reductase RibD, with the protein MNDQDYMDRALALARSVMFSTSPNPRVGCVIVNQDRILGEGATQPPGGPHAEVCAIRDAQAKGHALAGSTFYVTLEPCSHYGRTPPCVDALLAVKPARVVVAATDPNPLVSGAGIEKLQDAGITVEIGLGLEQALEINPGFVSRMSIQRPWVRVKIASSLDGKVALNNGRSQWITGGQARADGHHWRARACVILTGSGTVRDDDPQLTVRDVHTPRKPIRAVIDSQFAIDEEARLFDGDPVWIFVTEYNVAKAERLAARNVRVITINEKNKHVDLKAVMAWLGQQDINEVHVEAGPGLNGALLQSGCVDELLVYVAPTILGDARSAVAHTPFNVLADAYRFEFFDTAACGKDMRLRARLPTRWNQLQLQSGGTKPNME; encoded by the coding sequence ATGAATGATCAGGACTATATGGATCGGGCACTGGCCCTGGCGCGCAGCGTCATGTTCAGCACCAGTCCCAATCCGCGCGTAGGCTGCGTGATCGTCAACCAGGACCGCATCCTGGGCGAAGGCGCCACCCAGCCGCCTGGCGGGCCGCACGCCGAGGTATGCGCCATCCGCGATGCACAGGCCAAGGGGCATGCACTGGCGGGATCAACCTTTTATGTCACGCTGGAGCCCTGCAGTCACTATGGCCGCACGCCACCGTGCGTGGATGCGCTGCTTGCGGTAAAACCTGCACGCGTTGTAGTTGCCGCCACAGATCCGAATCCGCTGGTCAGCGGGGCAGGTATTGAAAAATTGCAGGACGCTGGAATCACAGTTGAAATTGGCCTGGGACTTGAGCAGGCACTGGAAATCAACCCCGGTTTCGTATCGCGCATGAGCATACAGCGCCCCTGGGTTCGCGTGAAAATTGCCAGCTCGCTCGATGGCAAGGTGGCCCTGAACAATGGCCGCTCGCAATGGATTACCGGTGGCCAGGCGCGCGCCGATGGACACCATTGGCGCGCTCGTGCCTGCGTTATCCTGACCGGTTCGGGGACCGTGCGCGATGATGACCCGCAGCTGACCGTGCGTGATGTGCACACTCCCCGCAAACCCATTCGGGCCGTTATTGACAGCCAGTTTGCCATTGATGAAGAGGCCCGCCTGTTCGACGGCGACCCGGTATGGATTTTCGTGACCGAATACAACGTTGCCAAGGCCGAACGCCTGGCCGCGCGCAATGTGCGCGTTATTACCATCAACGAAAAAAACAAGCATGTGGACCTGAAGGCCGTGATGGCCTGGCTGGGGCAGCAGGACATCAATGAAGTGCATGTGGAAGCCGGTCCGGGTCTGAATGGCGCGCTGCTGCAGTCCGGGTGCGTGGACGAGTTGCTGGTCTATGTGGCACCGACAATTCTTGGTGATGCCCGCTCGGCAGTTGCGCATACACCGTTTAACGTGCTGGCCGACGCCTACCGTTTCGAGTTCTTCGATACTGCAGCCTGCGGCAAGGACATGCGCCTGCGGGCCAGATTGCCTACGCGCTGGAATCAATTACAATTGCAATCGGGCGGCACAAAGCCCAACATGGAGTAA
- a CDS encoding Dyp-type peroxidase — MNTSINEPQAVSNPVTRNAIFIVATIAQDSEHLETVRAWCEDVEGLVRSVGTRFPASGLSCVCGFGSDAWDRLFGQPRPMQLHPFKAIGSGERIAVSTPGDLLLHIRADEMDMCFELATQLISKLGDAVTVIDEVHGFRYFDQRAIIGFVDGTENPTGREAEDYTVIGDEDQTFAGGSYVLVQKYLHDMNAWNALTVEQQEKVIGRSKFANIELDEDVKPTNSHSALTTVEENGRELKIIRDNMPFGRPGMGEFGTYFVGYARTPSIIETMLENMFVGRPAGNYDRLLDFSRAVTGTLFFVPSVTLLESLASCKPVETESVQASPV, encoded by the coding sequence ATGAATACTTCTATCAATGAACCCCAGGCGGTATCCAATCCCGTAACCCGTAACGCAATATTCATCGTTGCAACCATAGCTCAAGACAGCGAGCATCTTGAGACGGTGCGCGCCTGGTGCGAAGATGTGGAAGGCCTGGTGCGTTCAGTGGGTACACGATTTCCGGCAAGCGGGTTAAGCTGTGTTTGCGGATTTGGCTCCGATGCATGGGATCGGCTGTTTGGCCAGCCGCGGCCAATGCAATTGCATCCTTTCAAGGCCATCGGATCGGGAGAGCGGATAGCCGTGTCCACGCCTGGAGATCTGCTACTGCATATTCGCGCCGACGAAATGGATATGTGTTTCGAGCTTGCTACTCAATTGATCTCAAAACTTGGCGATGCCGTGACGGTGATCGACGAAGTACACGGATTCCGTTATTTCGATCAGCGTGCCATCATCGGCTTTGTCGATGGCACTGAAAACCCCACAGGCCGAGAGGCCGAAGACTACACCGTTATCGGGGACGAGGATCAAACGTTTGCTGGTGGCAGTTACGTATTGGTGCAAAAATACCTGCACGATATGAACGCCTGGAATGCGCTTACTGTTGAGCAGCAGGAAAAGGTCATCGGCCGCAGCAAATTTGCCAATATTGAGCTTGACGAAGACGTCAAACCGACCAATTCCCACAGCGCACTGACGACCGTAGAAGAAAACGGACGCGAATTGAAGATCATCAGAGACAACATGCCTTTTGGCAGACCGGGAATGGGTGAGTTTGGCACTTACTTTGTTGGCTATGCGCGTACGCCGAGTATCATCGAAACCATGCTGGAAAATATGTTTGTCGGACGTCCTGCCGGCAACTACGATCGGTTACTCGATTTTAGCCGCGCTGTCACCGGTACTTTGTTTTTTGTCCCATCCGTCACGCTGCTTGAGTCGCTCGCTTCATGCAAGCCGGTCGAAACAGAAAGCGTGCAGGCTTCACCTGTTTAA
- a CDS encoding amidohydrolase: MQADSLSVVAALCLGTPLLPAAATAAVTAGSDAQKVAPPSALSAKIDSKAREIESKLIAWRRDIHEHPELGNQEKRTAKLVADHLRSLGMDVKTGVAVTGVVGVLKGGKPGPVVALRADMDALPVKEQVDVPFASKATGTFLGKPVDVMHACGHDTHTAMLMATAEVLASMKDELPGTVKFIFQPAEETPADFEPDGTNTWGAKQMIAEGVMDNPKVDAVFGLHVSSSYEAGKLYWRSGPAMAAADQFWVDVKGRQTHGARPWQGVDPIVVGSQIVMGLQTIISRQSNIALEPAVITVGTFHAGNRMNIVPEDAAMTGTVRTYDEGMKKDIHQRIKHTAESIATSANASAKVKVVELYNAVVNPPDFTERMAPTLRRVAGQGNYDLQPKSSASEDFSFYQQKAPGMFFYLGVTPKGKELSKAAPNHSPHFYVDESAMITGVRAMSNLAVDFLSMK, translated from the coding sequence GTGCAGGCAGATTCGCTGAGCGTGGTTGCCGCATTGTGCCTTGGCACGCCGCTATTGCCGGCTGCGGCAACTGCGGCTGTGACCGCTGGCTCGGATGCCCAGAAAGTGGCGCCGCCTTCGGCGCTGAGCGCGAAGATAGACAGCAAGGCCAGGGAAATTGAAAGCAAGCTGATTGCGTGGCGTCGTGATATTCATGAACATCCGGAACTGGGTAACCAGGAAAAACGCACGGCCAAGCTGGTTGCTGATCATCTGCGCAGCCTGGGCATGGATGTCAAAACAGGCGTGGCCGTCACGGGTGTGGTGGGTGTGCTCAAAGGGGGCAAACCTGGACCGGTGGTTGCCTTGCGCGCTGATATGGATGCCTTGCCTGTGAAGGAACAGGTTGACGTGCCCTTTGCCTCCAAGGCCACCGGCACTTTCCTGGGCAAACCGGTAGACGTCATGCATGCCTGCGGCCATGATACGCATACGGCCATGCTGATGGCCACGGCAGAAGTATTGGCCAGCATGAAGGACGAGCTGCCGGGCACGGTCAAATTTATTTTTCAGCCGGCTGAAGAAACGCCTGCAGATTTTGAACCCGATGGCACCAATACCTGGGGCGCCAAACAGATGATTGCCGAAGGGGTGATGGACAATCCCAAAGTGGATGCTGTCTTTGGTTTGCATGTGTCCAGTTCCTATGAGGCAGGCAAACTATACTGGCGCAGTGGCCCGGCAATGGCAGCCGCCGATCAGTTCTGGGTTGATGTCAAAGGCAGGCAGACACATGGAGCACGACCCTGGCAGGGCGTGGATCCGATTGTCGTGGGTTCGCAAATCGTTATGGGGTTGCAAACTATCATCAGTCGTCAGTCCAACATTGCGCTGGAGCCGGCGGTCATTACGGTGGGAACGTTTCATGCCGGCAATCGGATGAATATTGTTCCGGAGGACGCTGCCATGACGGGGACAGTGCGCACGTATGATGAGGGAATGAAAAAGGACATTCATCAGCGTATTAAACATACTGCCGAATCTATTGCCACCAGCGCCAACGCGAGTGCCAAGGTCAAGGTTGTGGAACTGTATAACGCCGTAGTCAATCCCCCCGACTTTACCGAAAGAATGGCACCCACCCTGCGGCGGGTTGCTGGCCAGGGCAATTATGACTTGCAGCCAAAATCGAGCGCATCGGAAGATTTTTCGTTTTATCAGCAAAAAGCGCCAGGCATGTTCTTCTATCTTGGCGTCACGCCTAAAGGCAAGGAGCTGAGCAAGGCTGCCCCGAACCACTCGCCGCATTTCTATGTAGATGAGTCAGCCATGATTACCGGCGTGCGCGCCATGTCGAATCTGGCCGTTGATTTTCTGAGCATGAAGTAG
- a CDS encoding DUF2946 family protein gives MRKHLPCKGFSVWQLLLCLAAMAFVCRSVIPSGYMPVLSGDNGRTVVLTLCNADGGNETLLLSIPKQSQESPSQDHAGQECPFGLVVSQAILPILGSPALPVTVWQQRLAPFVEHNQALPALPALGPPLGSRAPPFLLG, from the coding sequence GTGCGCAAGCATCTCCCCTGCAAAGGCTTTTCGGTCTGGCAACTCTTGTTGTGCCTGGCCGCGATGGCGTTCGTGTGCAGATCGGTGATCCCCAGCGGCTATATGCCCGTATTGTCAGGCGACAATGGTCGGACGGTTGTGCTGACGCTTTGCAATGCAGATGGCGGCAATGAAACCCTGTTGCTAAGTATTCCCAAGCAATCGCAAGAATCCCCTTCCCAGGACCATGCCGGCCAGGAATGCCCGTTTGGTCTGGTCGTATCCCAGGCCATATTGCCCATTCTGGGCTCACCGGCACTGCCGGTAACCGTATGGCAACAGCGCCTGGCGCCGTTTGTCGAACACAACCAGGCTTTGCCTGCGCTGCCTGCGCTGGGTCCACCGCTAGGATCACGCGCGCCCCCTTTCCTCCTCGGCTGA
- a CDS encoding HIT family protein yields the protein MPPYSNFEEETSTSACLFCAIANRKAPAHIVYEDHDFLAFLDINPIRPGHVQLIPCTHHAYFDDLSSDLAARMMQLGQRLARAMKAVHKVERVGFVFTGSDIAHVHAHLVPLIGHADITSTAYIEQKDLRFVNAPQASWDELIGQAELLKSTLAV from the coding sequence ATGCCACCTTACTCAAATTTCGAAGAAGAAACCTCCACCAGCGCATGCCTGTTTTGCGCAATTGCAAACAGGAAGGCTCCTGCGCATATCGTGTACGAAGATCATGACTTTCTGGCTTTCCTGGATATCAATCCCATACGACCAGGGCATGTGCAACTTATCCCATGCACGCATCATGCCTATTTCGACGATCTCTCTTCGGACCTCGCTGCCCGCATGATGCAGCTTGGACAGCGGCTTGCCAGGGCCATGAAGGCTGTTCACAAAGTAGAGCGTGTCGGTTTTGTTTTCACCGGCAGCGATATTGCCCATGTACATGCGCATCTGGTGCCTTTAATCGGCCATGCGGACATCACTTCAACGGCATATATTGAGCAAAAGGATCTTCGCTTTGTTAATGCGCCGCAGGCTTCCTGGGACGAGCTAATCGGGCAGGCCGAGCTACTGAAGAGCACTCTGGCAGTTTAA
- a CDS encoding PepSY-associated TM helix domain-containing protein, whose protein sequence is MHLLRRIHFYVGLFIAPFIFVAALTGTLYVLTPQLENAIYADALYVKPQGTARPLSAQIEAAQNHMGPQARIYAVRPAPEASSTTRVQFADASYGASESRAIFVDPYTLQIKGDMMVYGTSGVLPIRLWLDKAHRSLLLGDLGRNYSELAASWLWVAALGGLLLWFSTRTARKSARKESTFLKNRHWHATLGLVLFAGLIFVSVTGLTWSRWAGDNINQLRTNMGWLTPQVNTTLAQDTQAMHADPHAEHHATMAGTTQSAQDWPRVVAAAREAGIRAGMIEIRAPKEAGKTWTVTEVDRRWPTQVDAVAVNPRDFSIVDRTEFNTFPLVAKLTRWGVDAHMGILFGLPNQLLLIAFGVGLCVMIGLGYRMWWLRRPAAFGPHPARTLVAAWTSLPASLKAISVVIAALLGYALPLMGISLLAFIMIDIVRWKRGTSRSAVMLRNGA, encoded by the coding sequence ATGCACCTTCTGCGCAGGATTCATTTTTATGTTGGTCTGTTTATTGCACCCTTCATATTCGTGGCGGCATTAACCGGGACGCTGTACGTATTGACGCCGCAACTTGAAAATGCCATTTATGCCGACGCTCTTTATGTCAAGCCCCAAGGAACCGCCAGACCACTGTCGGCACAAATTGAAGCCGCGCAAAACCATATGGGCCCGCAAGCGAGAATCTATGCGGTCAGGCCCGCACCCGAGGCAAGCAGTACGACACGCGTGCAATTTGCCGACGCCAGTTACGGGGCGTCCGAGTCCAGGGCCATTTTTGTCGATCCCTATACCCTTCAGATAAAAGGCGACATGATGGTCTATGGCACCAGCGGCGTGCTGCCCATTCGCTTATGGCTGGACAAGGCCCATCGGTCCCTGTTGCTGGGCGATCTGGGCCGGAACTATAGCGAACTGGCTGCATCCTGGTTGTGGGTTGCGGCACTTGGCGGGCTACTGCTTTGGTTCAGCACCCGGACAGCACGCAAGAGCGCAAGAAAAGAAAGTACGTTCCTGAAAAATCGCCATTGGCACGCCACGCTGGGCCTGGTGCTGTTTGCGGGGCTGATCTTTGTGTCGGTGACGGGCCTGACCTGGTCACGCTGGGCCGGCGACAACATCAACCAATTGCGCACCAATATGGGATGGCTTACGCCGCAGGTTAACACCACACTGGCCCAGGACACGCAGGCCATGCATGCAGACCCGCATGCGGAACACCATGCCACCATGGCGGGCACAACACAGTCAGCGCAAGACTGGCCACGGGTCGTTGCCGCAGCCAGAGAGGCCGGCATCCGTGCCGGTATGATAGAGATTCGCGCGCCCAAAGAGGCCGGCAAAACCTGGACGGTTACGGAAGTTGATCGCCGCTGGCCCACACAGGTTGATGCCGTTGCCGTCAATCCGCGAGATTTCAGTATCGTTGATCGGACAGAATTCAATACCTTTCCTTTGGTCGCAAAACTGACACGATGGGGTGTGGATGCACATATGGGCATACTTTTCGGCCTGCCCAACCAACTGTTGCTGATCGCTTTCGGAGTCGGACTTTGCGTGATGATCGGGCTGGGGTATCGCATGTGGTGGCTGCGCAGACCGGCGGCCTTCGGCCCCCATCCGGCAAGAACGCTTGTTGCTGCGTGGACGAGTTTGCCGGCATCGCTCAAAGCAATTTCAGTTGTAATAGCTGCCCTGCTGGGCTATGCCTTGCCCTTGATGGGCATTAGCTTGCTGGCGTTCATTATGATCGATATTGTTCGCTGGAAACGCGGAACAAGCCGGTCTGCGGTTATGTTGCGCAACGGCGCCTGA
- a CDS encoding ACP-like domain-containing protein, whose protein sequence is MTHKLKTFAGLLLCAGLAACSTSNENSKDLSQQTVEYSCGQGNTQPVSVQYTFQGEEPLAAKVVYANQAMELTRATTSNADMVGNTFRGNGYTWTTDKFTRENVGSVDGKMLTQDARQGGMGQASTVGNVLVKDCQVKG, encoded by the coding sequence ATGACTCATAAACTCAAAACATTCGCGGGCTTGCTTCTATGTGCTGGATTGGCAGCATGTTCAACGTCAAATGAAAACAGCAAGGACTTGTCGCAACAAACGGTCGAATACAGCTGCGGTCAGGGCAACACCCAGCCGGTAAGCGTCCAGTACACTTTCCAGGGCGAAGAGCCACTGGCTGCTAAAGTGGTTTATGCCAACCAGGCGATGGAGCTCACACGTGCCACCACCAGCAATGCCGACATGGTAGGCAATACATTCCGTGGAAATGGATATACGTGGACCACCGACAAATTCACACGTGAAAACGTAGGTTCAGTTGACGGGAAAATGCTTACCCAGGACGCGCGACAGGGCGGAATGGGTCAGGCTTCCACCGTAGGCAATGTGCTTGTCAAGGATTGCCAGGTCAAAGGCTAA
- a CDS encoding addiction module antidote protein has protein sequence MTTITKFDIAEYLDSEEMIAAYLNEALNDDDPNTFLMAIGDVAKARGMTQIAKDAGLGRESLYKALAPNAKPRYDTIIKLIHSLGVNLSVTSRDKTTSTVG, from the coding sequence ATGACTACAATTACAAAATTTGATATTGCTGAGTATTTGGATAGTGAAGAAATGATAGCTGCCTATCTGAACGAGGCACTCAATGATGACGATCCGAATACTTTTCTGATGGCAATCGGAGATGTGGCAAAAGCCCGGGGGATGACGCAGATTGCCAAGGATGCAGGTTTAGGTAGGGAGAGTCTTTACAAGGCGCTTGCACCCAACGCCAAGCCACGATACGACACGATTATCAAACTTATACATTCTTTGGGTGTAAACCTTAGCGTTACCAGTCGGGATAAAACGACATCGACAGTCGGTTAA
- the sorA gene encoding sulfite:acceptor oxidoreductase SorA, with product MEKLTNSGRRQMLISTGSIAAMAGLAGVARADLGKPDPGAGGTAPKSLPSYASWKDADSMIVHSANTIETKRTAFGSSVITPTNRLFVRNNVAPPTDASMMKEPDSWTLEVSGVAKPRSFTVAELKTLGLAAVPMVLQCSGNGRAWFPHKPSGTQWTVGAAGCVVFTGVPVKALLEAVGGMSEGMVYMTSTGGEPIPQGLDPNTIRVERSVPISAIEDAILAWEINGEALPLAHGGPLRIIVPGYTGVNSIKYIKQLAFTKEQSPAKIQQTSYRWTAVGEKPSPKDESIWELPVKSWINFPSDPEQTVAAGRVQISGIAMGGMTAAKSIEVSVNGGKDWQKAEFVGPDLGKYAWREFVFSADLAAGTHELACRATNEAGDTQPEARRENNRGYINNSWRDHMVSIKVA from the coding sequence ATGGAAAAACTGACTAACTCAGGCCGACGCCAGATGCTGATTTCAACAGGCAGCATCGCCGCAATGGCGGGACTGGCCGGCGTAGCCCGCGCCGACCTTGGCAAGCCGGACCCCGGCGCTGGCGGCACAGCACCCAAGTCTTTACCAAGCTATGCCAGTTGGAAAGATGCCGACAGCATGATCGTCCACAGTGCGAACACAATAGAAACCAAGCGAACGGCCTTTGGAAGCAGCGTCATTACGCCAACCAATCGCCTGTTCGTGCGCAATAACGTGGCGCCGCCAACCGACGCCAGTATGATGAAAGAGCCCGACAGCTGGACGCTTGAAGTCAGCGGCGTTGCCAAGCCTCGCAGCTTTACCGTGGCCGAGCTCAAAACGCTGGGCCTGGCGGCCGTGCCGATGGTCCTGCAGTGTTCCGGCAACGGCCGAGCCTGGTTTCCCCATAAACCCAGCGGTACGCAATGGACCGTGGGCGCCGCCGGCTGCGTCGTTTTTACCGGCGTGCCGGTCAAAGCGCTGCTGGAGGCCGTGGGCGGCATGAGCGAAGGCATGGTTTACATGACCAGCACGGGTGGCGAACCGATTCCGCAAGGCCTGGATCCCAATACCATCCGGGTCGAGCGCTCGGTACCGATTTCGGCCATTGAAGACGCCATCCTGGCATGGGAAATCAATGGCGAGGCTCTGCCATTGGCGCACGGCGGCCCCTTACGCATCATCGTGCCCGGCTATACCGGCGTGAACTCCATCAAATACATCAAGCAACTGGCATTTACCAAAGAGCAGTCCCCCGCCAAAATACAACAGACCAGCTATCGCTGGACGGCGGTAGGCGAAAAACCCAGTCCCAAGGACGAATCCATTTGGGAACTACCGGTCAAATCCTGGATCAACTTTCCGTCCGATCCGGAGCAAACCGTTGCTGCCGGACGTGTGCAGATCAGCGGCATTGCCATGGGCGGAATGACCGCGGCCAAATCCATCGAAGTCTCCGTCAATGGCGGCAAAGATTGGCAGAAAGCCGAGTTTGTCGGACCTGACCTGGGTAAGTACGCCTGGCGTGAATTTGTGTTCAGCGCCGACCTGGCTGCTGGTACGCACGAGCTGGCCTGCCGGGCCACCAACGAGGCGGGCGACACCCAGCCCGAAGCACGTCGCGAAAATAATCGCGGTTATATCAACAATAGCTGGCGCGACCACATGGTCTCTATCAAAGTCGCCTAA
- a CDS encoding type II toxin-antitoxin system RelE/ParE family toxin gives MLIINQTSQFQKWFKALKDLRAKAKIAMRLRRAENGNWGDCKSVGDGVFEMRITEG, from the coding sequence ATGCTGATAATTAACCAAACGTCCCAATTTCAGAAATGGTTTAAGGCGCTCAAAGATCTGCGTGCAAAAGCCAAAATAGCGATGCGGTTAAGACGAGCGGAGAACGGGAACTGGGGCGACTGTAAATCAGTAGGTGATGGCGTGTTTGAAATGCGCATTACTGAGGGCTAG
- the nrdR gene encoding transcriptional regulator NrdR, whose translation MKCPFCSHHDTQVMDSRVSEEGDTIRRRRRCLSCDRRFTTYERIELTMPAVVKRNGTRAEFDPAKLQASLRLALRKRPVSTELLERAVARIQESLLNYPEKEVSTDYIGELVMSELKQLDQVAYVRFASVYKSFQDIEEFVNAIKEMQKPVKPHNGGRPDAVDNA comes from the coding sequence ATGAAATGCCCGTTTTGTTCACACCACGATACACAGGTTATGGACTCGCGGGTATCCGAAGAGGGCGACACCATTCGTCGCCGTCGCCGCTGCCTTTCCTGTGACCGGCGCTTCACGACATACGAGCGTATCGAGCTGACCATGCCTGCCGTGGTCAAGCGCAATGGCACCCGGGCGGAGTTTGATCCGGCCAAGTTGCAGGCCAGCTTGCGTCTGGCATTGCGCAAACGTCCGGTTAGTACCGAATTGCTGGAGCGGGCGGTTGCTCGCATCCAGGAATCGCTGCTCAATTATCCCGAAAAAGAAGTCTCGACCGACTATATCGGCGAGCTGGTCATGAGCGAACTCAAGCAACTGGATCAGGTTGCCTATGTACGGTTTGCCTCGGTCTACAAAAGCTTTCAGGATATCGAAGAGTTTGTCAACGCCATCAAGGAAATGCAAAAGCCGGTCAAGCCGCATAATGGCGGCCGCCCGGATGCTGTCGATAATGCCTGA
- a CDS encoding SCO family protein yields the protein MLPFNKILRIITILIGCLILYGCSRPAELTNIHGRDLTSAEFGRDFSLNGTDGSRHTLSDFRDKIVLVFFGFTQCPDICPTALLRAANVRKMLGKDGERLQVLFITVDPERDEPQLLGNYVSAFDPSFLGLYGSLEETKQTAREFKVYYKKIPTGSSYTMDHSALSYLYDTAGRLRIALSHTQTDEEYVQDIRQLLAID from the coding sequence GTGCTGCCATTCAATAAAATTCTTCGCATTATCACGATTCTGATCGGCTGCCTCATCCTGTACGGCTGCTCTCGCCCCGCTGAATTGACCAACATTCATGGGCGCGATCTTACCAGCGCCGAATTTGGCCGGGACTTTTCACTGAACGGCACCGATGGTTCTCGTCATACGCTGTCGGATTTCCGGGACAAGATCGTACTGGTATTTTTCGGATTTACCCAGTGCCCGGATATTTGCCCCACTGCGCTTTTGCGCGCAGCGAACGTCAGGAAAATGCTTGGCAAGGATGGAGAGCGCCTGCAGGTATTGTTTATTACCGTAGATCCGGAAAGGGACGAACCGCAGTTGCTGGGCAATTATGTAAGCGCATTTGACCCCTCGTTCCTGGGACTGTATGGGTCATTGGAAGAGACCAAGCAAACCGCCCGGGAATTCAAGGTCTACTACAAAAAAATTCCCACCGGCTCGTCTTACACCATGGATCACAGTGCCCTTAGCTACCTGTACGACACCGCCGGTCGCCTTCGAATCGCCCTGTCACATACCCAGACCGATGAGGAATATGTGCAGGATATCCGCCAACTGCTGGCCATAGATTGA